The following are from one region of the Cloacibacillus sp. genome:
- a CDS encoding SprT family zinc-dependent metalloprotease, giving the protein MLNDEIRTISFSGTNIEYLLKRKPVKNLNLRIHSDCSIVVSASEKIPVDKVDTFVMEKSAYIISSLQRFKRIEEYEMPPKRYISGETFDFLGRGIRLKVQQGTKDNVFSDGIYLYLTVTAQDDYFKKEKLVQKFLDKECCRVFSETIQQLFPMFQKYGVNMPTLRIRTMKTRWGSCSPSRGIITLNKKLLEAPRNCIEYVILHEFCHFIHPNHSKQFYSFVAMLMPDWKERKTQLDKNAVHGL; this is encoded by the coding sequence ATGCTTAACGACGAGATTAGAACAATCTCATTTTCAGGAACGAATATTGAATATCTGCTGAAGCGAAAGCCAGTTAAGAACTTGAATTTGAGGATACATTCTGATTGCAGTATTGTTGTTTCCGCAAGTGAAAAAATTCCTGTTGATAAGGTCGATACCTTTGTAATGGAAAAAAGTGCCTATATTATTTCATCTTTACAGCGGTTTAAGAGGATTGAAGAATATGAAATGCCTCCTAAACGATACATCAGCGGAGAGACATTTGATTTTTTGGGGCGAGGGATTCGACTAAAAGTGCAGCAAGGGACAAAAGATAACGTCTTTTCGGATGGAATATATCTTTATCTGACGGTTACAGCTCAGGATGATTATTTCAAAAAGGAGAAACTTGTTCAGAAATTCTTAGATAAAGAATGTTGTCGAGTGTTTTCTGAGACAATACAGCAACTTTTCCCGATGTTTCAAAAGTACGGTGTGAATATGCCAACCCTAAGAATACGCACTATGAAAACAAGATGGGGATCATGCTCACCATCCAGAGGTATCATTACGCTCAATAAAAAGCTATTAGAGGCACCGAGAAACTGTATAGAGTACGTTATATTACATGAGTTTTGCCACTTCATTCACCCAAATCATTCAAAGCAGTTTTACAGTTTTGTAGCTATGTTAATGCCGGATTGGAAAGAAAGAAAAACTCAGCTCGATAAAAATGCAGTCCATGGGTTATAA